The genomic segment TTGGCCAGGACCGGATACATCATGATCAGGAGGCCGAGCGCGATGGGCAGCGAGATGCCGCCGATCTCCACCGCGGCCAGGGCGTCGTTCATTCCGGGGACCAGCCGGCCCAGCCCGAGCCCCGCGGCCATGGCGATCAGGATCCACACCGCGAGGAAGCGGTCGAGCGTGGAGAGCTTCGCGACGACGGAGGAGCCGGGGTCCTCCGCGGTCGTCGCGGGAGGCGGGTCGGTGCGGGTCACGGGCAGGACCTCTTCGTGTCGGTGGCCTGGGTGGCGCGGGCGGAGCGGGCCAGCTCGGCGAAGGAGCCGGCCAGGGCTTCGATGACGTCGGGCCGCAGCTTGTAGTACGTGTAGCGGCCGCAGGGCTCGGTCTCGACGACCCCGGCCTCACGGAGCACGCGGAGGTGGTTGGAGAGGTTCGTCTGGCGGGCGCCGGTCTCCTGGACCAGATGCGTGGTGCACAGCGTCTCGCTCGCGAGCAGCGTCACGATTCTCAGCCTGAGCGGGTCCGCGAGCACCCGGATCAGTTCAGTGTCGACTGACGTCATCATGGGCTGATACTCTCACATCAGCGACGGATGATGCCAGTGGCCTCGGGCCCTCTTCGCCGCGCCTGTGTGCTCCCGCACGGTCCGCCCCTACGCAAGAGAGAACCCGTGATGACCGAGAAGCCCTCCGTGCTCTTCGTCTGCGTCCACAACGCCGGCCGCTCCCAGATGGCCGCGGCCTGGCTGACCCACCTCGCGGGCGACCGCGTCGAGGTCCGCTCCGCCGGTTCGGCCCCCGCCGACCGGGTCAACCCCGCCGCCGTCGAGGCCATGCGCGAGGTGGGTGTCGACATGTCCGCGGAGGTGCCCAAGGTGCTGACCGTGGACGCCGTGCGGGCCTCCGATGTCGTGATCACCATGGGCTGCGGCGACACCTGCCCCGTCTTCCCCGGCAAGCGCTACCTGGACTGGAAGCTGGACGACCCGGCCGGACAGGGCGTCGACGCCGTACGGCCCATCCGCGACGAGATCAGGACCCGGATCGAGGGCCTGATCGAGGAGATCGCCCCGGGGCCGACGGCCTGAGCGCCCTCGGCGGCCCGAGCGGACCGCACGCCGGGGGTCCGCCGGACCCCCGGCATCGGAATCTTCGGGGCCGGCACTCGTGCGGGTGCCGGCCCGGGGGCGGTCCGGGGGCCGTGGAGCCGGGCGGCCGGTGTCAGCCGCAGCAGGAGCCGCCGGCGGTGGTCTCCGGAGTGCTCCGTACGCCGGGGACCGCGGGAGCGTCCGCGGGCTTGACCGCCCGGACGATGGCGGACCGCATGCCCTCGGCGACCTCGTGCGCCGGCGTGATCCCGATCTCGCCGAACCCGGCCGCCTCCAGGCCGGCGCGGTACTCGGCGTAGGACAGCGCCCCGGCGATGCAGCCCACGTAGTCGCCGCGCTCCGCGCGCTGCGCGGGGGTGAGGTGGTCCTCGGCCACCACGTCCGAGATGCCGATGCGGCCGCCGGGCCTCAGGACGCGGAACATCTCGGCGAAGACGGCGGCCTTGTCCACGGACAGGTTGATCACGCAGTTGGAGATCACGACGTCGATGGTGCCGGCGGGCAGCGGGATGGACTCGATGGTGCCCTTGAGGAATTCGGCGTTGCGGGCACCGGCCTTCTCCGCGTTGGCCAGCGCGAGGGC from the Streptomyces xinghaiensis S187 genome contains:
- the arsM gene encoding arsenite methyltransferase; the encoded protein is MNDQSELRETVRAGYAAAALQVTRGGTACCGSGSPEIDESFGARPYGDEDLSELPEDAVAASLGCGNPLAVAELRAGERVLDLGSGGGIDVLLSARRVGPEGKAYGLDMTEEMLALALANAEKAGARNAEFLKGTIESIPLPAGTIDVVISNCVINLSVDKAAVFAEMFRVLRPGGRIGISDVVAEDHLTPAQRAERGDYVGCIAGALSYAEYRAGLEAAGFGEIGITPAHEVAEGMRSAIVRAVKPADAPAVPGVRSTPETTAGGSCCG
- a CDS encoding ArsR/SmtB family transcription factor, with the protein product MMTSVDTELIRVLADPLRLRIVTLLASETLCTTHLVQETGARQTNLSNHLRVLREAGVVETEPCGRYTYYKLRPDVIEALAGSFAELARSARATQATDTKRSCP
- a CDS encoding arsenate reductase ArsC, whose protein sequence is MTEKPSVLFVCVHNAGRSQMAAAWLTHLAGDRVEVRSAGSAPADRVNPAAVEAMREVGVDMSAEVPKVLTVDAVRASDVVITMGCGDTCPVFPGKRYLDWKLDDPAGQGVDAVRPIRDEIRTRIEGLIEEIAPGPTA